In Methanocaldococcus sp. FS406-22, the genomic stretch GGCTGATATATGGGATATTAAGAAATGATTACCCAATAATAGTATTTAACATTTTGTCTTTAATGTTTTGGATACCAATAACTTATCTAAAAATAAAAGATGAAATGAAAAAAGCATCTTAATATTCAATGTGTTATACTCACTATATAATTAAAACAATACTTAAATAACAAAGGATGAGATGAGAAAATGAAATGGGACGAGATTGGGAAAAATATTGCAAAAGAAATTGAAAAAGAAATTTTACCATATTTTGGTAGAAAAGATAAATCTTACGTTGTTGGAAAATCTCCGAGTGGAGATGAAACAGAGATTTTTGACAAAATAAGTGAAGATATTGCCTTAAAATATTTGCAGCCGTTGGATGTTAATATTGTGAGTGAAGAGTTGGGGATTGTAGATAATGGTAGCGAATGGACTGTAGTAATAGACCCAATAGATGGTTCATTTAATTTTATAAACGGAATTCCATTTTTTGCATTTTGCTTTGGAGTATTTAAAAATAATGAGCCATATTATGGTTTAACTTATGAATTTTTAACTAAAAGCTTTTATGAAGCTTACAAAGGGAAAGGAGCTTATTTAAATGGAAAAAAGATTAAAGTTAAAGACTTCAACCAAAATGATATAACTATAAGCTATTATCCAAGCAAAAAAATGGACTTAGAAAAATTAAGGAATAGAGTTAAAAGAGTGAGAATATTTGGGGCTTTTGGATTAGAGATGTGTTATGTGGCTAAAGGGACTTTAGATGCTGTTTTTGATGTAAGGCCTAAGGTTAGGGCTGTTGATATCGCCTCATCATATATAATTTGCAAAGAAGCTGGAGCTTTAATAACGGATGAGAATGGAGATGAGCTGAAATTTGAACTAAATGCAACGGATAGGATAAAGATTATTGTAGCAAATAGCAAAGAAATGTTGGATATAATTTTAGACCTATCATAATATTTTATTTTTAAATACTCTCAACTTTTATAGTGTTGGTTTTCTTTTGACCCATTGGATGACCCAATGTTATTAAATAAATTCCTTTTTCAATTTCTTTTTTAGCTATTTCTCTACAAGCATTGATTATATTTTCAACATCTTCAAATTCTTTCATCAAACAGCTTTCAACTCCCCAAACTAACCTCAACCTTTTTAAAGTTTTTATATTTGGCGTTGGAGCTATTATTTTACTATTTATCCTTAATTTAGATACTAACTTAGCAGTTCTACCAGAATACGTTGGAGCTATAACTAATTTAGTATTTAGCTTCTTATATAGCTCATAAACAGCATATACTAAACCCTCGTCAATGCTCTCAACTTCTAAACAAACCATATCTCCAAACTCCTCATAATATCTATCTGCTACTTCAGCAACCTTATTTAATACTTTTATTGCCTCTATTGGGTATTTTCCAATAGTTGTTTCGTTGGAAAGCATTAAGCAGTCAGTTCCATCGTATATGGCATTAGCTATGTCTGTAACCTCAGCCCTCGTTGGAAATGGATTATTTATCATAGAATCCAATATCTGTGTGGCTGTTATTGACAAAATCCCATATCTATTAGCTATTCTCAATATATTCTTTTGCTCAATTGGGATATTTTCTATTGGAACCTCTACACCCAAATCCCCTCTTGCTACCATCACTCCATCACTTTCTTTAGCAATTCCTTTTATATTTTTTAGCCCTTCTTTTGTCTCTATTTTTGATATTATCTCACAATCTCCCTTGTATTCAGCTATAATATCTTTTAATTCCTTAACATCTTCTTTATTTCTAACAAATGATAGGGCAATATATTCAAAGTCCTTTTCTACAGCGAATTTTATATTTTTTGAATCAATTTCATCAATTATTGGTAATTCTATCCTTGTATCTGGAAGATTAACTCCCATTCCCTCTTTAACTTCCCCACCAACTTCTACAACAGCAATAATTTTATCATTTTTCTCTATAACTCTTAATTTAATTTTTCCATCGTTGATTAGAATAAAATGCCCTTCTTCAATTGTGTCTATGTTGTAATTAAACTTTATATCCTCTCCAATAACAATTCTCTCCCCCACTTTCAATATTTTATTTTTTAATCTAACCTCCTTAATCCTAATCTTTATTCCCTTCAAATCCATAACTTTAGCAATGTTATTTTTTTCCAATATATCCAAAAATTTTTCACAATAATCTGTTGTGGCATGAGACATATTAAATCTAACTCCATCTATTAAATTTATTGCCTCACTTAATCTCTTTTCTAAGGACGGGCCTAAGGTAACTAAGATTTTAGTTTTTCTCATTATTCCCACCAAAATTCATTGTAGAACAAATCAAAATCTTGATTGTATTTTTTACCTATCCTTAAAGCTATCTCTGCCTTAGCTAACTCTCTACCAAAATAAGCTGCATGGTCTAATTTCTTTATCAAATTTAATCTTATCGCGGTTTCATAAATCTCTTTTGGTTTCTTACCTCTAATAATTAAAACAGGCTCTCTCCTTTTATTAAAGTATATTGCTACAATTTCCTTATTTTTCCTATCAATTTCAATTTTAAAACTTCCTTCATCCAATATCTGCCTTTCATCTTCTTCAGCTTTAATTATTGGGACGTTGTAACTATTGAAGGTTATTTCTTCTTCAAATCTCTTATCTTTATAATTTATCAAATTGTAACCAACATCCTTTGGCAAAGAATTCCTTTTTTTAGCCAAAAACATCATTTTTGAGGCAATCTTTAACTCTTTTATTGAGAATTTGCATTTGGCACTTGCTTCTGGTGTAAATAAAATATTAGCCCCTATCTCTGCACCAATAGCTGCCAACAAAGCATTGACTCCATTACTATCAGCATCAAAAAGCTCTGTAACGTTTCCAACGCCAAAAAATAGTGGCAATTTATTTCTTTTTTTAAATTCTTTGCAGGCAATAACGCTCTCTATAAAACTACAACCACTGTTATTTATTGGCTCCAATATTGGGTCGGCAACTATCTTTTCAATTCCAGCATCAATCAGCTTTTTTATATTCTCTTCTAAAGATTTAATCTTTCCTTCAATTGTTTCTGGAATATAATTTGTTTTATAATTTGTTGGCAATACAACAACTGCTGTTTCTGAATCTTTTAAATAGGGAATTAGCTCATCCAAATTTCCTGCATCAGCACTTAAAATCATATCTGCATCTAATTTTATAGCCTCAATCAACTCTTTTGTGTTTAGAGTATCCACGCTAATTGGATTGTCTGTTATATCTCTCGCTATTTTTAACATCTCTTTAATTTTATCTACATTATTTTCATTACTAACCATTCCTAAATCAATCATATCAGCCCCACTCTCTAAATAATAAATTATTTTCTCCTCCAACTCTTTCTCTTTTAGCCATGGAGCATGGACTATCTCTCCCAAAACTCTCATTGGAAATTTATCTCCAACCTTTAGCTTGCCTATCTTTATATCTCCCTCTCCCAGTTCTTGCTCTTCTGCCTTTTTAATCTCTTCCTCACATCTCTTTTTAATGATTTCTAATAACTGTAAGTCAGCATATTCTTTAGTTGATAACTCTACCTTATCCAAATTTTCAATTAGTATTGGAATGTCAGAAGCTTCTCTCGTAGATTTAAAGCATTTTATTCCCGTTTCTTCCTCAACCTTCTTTAAATCATGCCTTATCAATCCAGTTACCAAAACAAAGTCATAAATATCCTTTAATTTTTTTCCAAATTTGTCTTCTAATTTTTTAATTTCTTTAATTATTAGATTTGGTGTTAAAAAAGCTGCTACTGAAATGTTTGCTACGTGCACATCCACAAAACTGTATTTTTCCACAGCTTTTTTAACTTTCTTTTCAGCCAATTTTCCAGTGATTATTAGAATTTTCATAATCTCCCCCATAAACTTTCATAACCAATACAAAATTTAGGACTTTCGCAGGAATAAATGTTTTATTGAATAATGATGCCCAAAGGGCATTCAAATGCCTTTTAATATATAATACTGCGAAAGTCCTAAAATGAAAACTATAAATGTAATTAAGTTAAAAAATTATTTTATGAAATTTTATATTTAGCTAAATTGGTGGATAGTATGAAGTTCGTTGAAAAAGCAAAAATAGAGTTTGAAAATCCAATAGTCATTGAAGCATTTCCCGGTACTGGGTTAGTGGGTAGTATTGCTGCCTATCAAATAATAAGGGAACTCAACCTAAAATATTTTGGATACTTTGAGATTGACGGAGTTTTTCCACTCACAACTATTGAAAAAGGCATTCCCTACCCTCCAGTGAGAGCGTATGCAAATAAAGATTTCATTGTGTTATTTTCAGATATAATAATTCCTCCATTTAAGATTAATGGATTGGCTGAATTTATAGTTAAGACATTCTCAGACAAAAATCCAAAATTATTTGTTTCTCTCGGGGGAATAATGGCAGGAAAATCAGAAAAAGTATTTGGAATAGCAAATAAAGAAGAATTAATAGAGGATTTAAAAAATTATGTTGAAATATTTGATTTTGGAGTTGTGGGAGGAATTGGAGGAAATTTAATGATAAAATGCCAAGATAATGGGTTTGATGCTATCGGCTTGTTAGCTGAGACCGTTGGAATTAGACCCGACCCAAGGGGAGGGGCTAATCTATTGGAAGTTCTGAATAAAATGTTCAATCTAAACATAAATGTTGAGGGACTGATTAAAGAAGCTGAAGCTATTGAAAGCAAACTTAAAGAACTGGCAGAACAGCAGTTAAAGATGATGTCAAAGAGTAGGAAGGAATATCCAATGTACATTTGAATAATTTTATTTTTGGTGATATTATGAAGGTATATGGGTTATTTGGGATTAATGAAAGTGCGATTGATGATTTTATTGAAAATCATGTTAAAACTTTCACTATAATAAATGCTTTAAACTTGGAGACAGTTAAAAATCTAAAAGAGGGAGATTTGGTTTTTATAACATCAACACTTAGGGAGGACTTGAGGAATGGAACTGAAGGGGTTTTAGGGAGAGTTATAAGCGTTAGCTTAGTTCCTCAAATGATAAATGGCTTTGAAGAGAAGGAGATTATAGCTGGAAGGGTTCAAGTAGAGATGTTGGGCTTTGCTAAGTGTGTTAAGATTGAATCTATTTATGTAGAGATAGCTTTTAGGATGTATTAAACTGTTTCTTTAAATTTTACTTATTAAAAGCTTTAATAAATCTCTTTTTATAATTTACTAAGTTGTTAAAGGTTGTTACAAAAAACGCAACTACTTAGTAATGTTTAAATATTAAAAATTTAAGATGAAATTATCAAATGATTGGAAAATATAACTTTATAAAAGTAAAGTAAAAATAGTTGGTGATGATGCCTTAGAAGGTAGAGCCAAACTAAAGGAGTTGGTGAGAGTATGAGAAAACTCTTGATTTTAATATTAGTTATATTAGGGATTAATGTAGCTTTTGGAGGGGGCGTTATTTCGGGAGTGGATATTAGCCCAAAATACTCAACATTTTATGATGACTATGGAAATATAACAAAGATATCTATAATTCCAAAATACAAGTACATAAGACTACAACCTGGAGATTCTGAAATTATAACTGTCAAACTCAAAAATAAAAATAATAAAGAAGTTAAGATAACTCCAAAAGTTGTAACTCTACCTTATTCAGAAGATGAAATAGACGAAAGTTGGGTTTCATTTGATAAAACTGGCTTTATATTGAAGCCGAATTCATCAGAAACAATAAAAATAACAATAAAAGTTCCAAAGGATGTAGAAAAAGGATTTTATTCAGGAATGATTGTTTTTACAGAGGATAAAACCCAGATGCCCTATGGTATGCCAATGTACGTGAATTCGTTTATGCTCTCCTTAGATGTCTGGATTCCTCCAAGTGTCTATATATATCCAAAATATATCTACGATGATGTTGAACCAGGAAAAACTATAACATACAACATCACAATAAAAAATTTGGGGAATAAAACCTTTACCATAAATCCAAAAATTGATAATCAGGATTTTTTTGCATATGGTGAAAAACCAGTGATGCAACTTGATAAAAGCATGGTTGAGATTGAAGCACCAAAGACCATCCCTCCAAAGTCAGAAGAAATCGTTAAAATCAAAATAAAAGTTCCTGAGAATGCAAAAGGGAGTATTCATGGAACAATTAATTTAGGTATAAATGACCCAGGATTGGATGATTTTCAACAAAGCATTGATATAAATTTGAGAGTTTATAGTAAGCCAAAAGAGCCATTTGTAAAAGAAATTCTAATAAACAATGCAAGTAAATTAACCATAAAAGTAAAAGCAAGCTCATACTCTTGGAAATACAACAATAAAATGAGAGATGTTGATGCAAACGTTGTTATTGAATCACCAAAAGGAGTTTTAAACATAAAACCATCAAAAGTTACTGAAAACTTCAATGTATATATCTCAGATTGGAAACTACCGCCGTGGGAGATGGATTCCGAGGGAATATACAATATAGGGGAATATTCAAAAACAAAGGAATATATCATAGAAAATCCAGTAAATGGAATTTGGAAAGTTAAGATACTTCCAAATTGTGAATCCTTCAATGTAGAGATTGAAATAGAACAGTAAAGAGTGGTAACGATGAGAATAAAAGTAAAATCCATTTTTATTTTTTTATCTATTCTTTTAATTTTTGTATCTGGATGTTTAACTCCAAAGAAGTTCGATAAGAACTCTATTTCAGATAAAGAAGCAGACAATAAAGTTAAAGATATTAAAGACGACTTAAAGGAATGGTTAATTCCTTTTAATGGATATAAATATGATAATATAACTATTTCTAAGATAAATGATGAGATTGTGGTGCA encodes the following:
- a CDS encoding bifunctional fructose-bisphosphatase/inositol-phosphate phosphatase, producing MKWDEIGKNIAKEIEKEILPYFGRKDKSYVVGKSPSGDETEIFDKISEDIALKYLQPLDVNIVSEELGIVDNGSEWTVVIDPIDGSFNFINGIPFFAFCFGVFKNNEPYYGLTYEFLTKSFYEAYKGKGAYLNGKKIKVKDFNQNDITISYYPSKKMDLEKLRNRVKRVRIFGAFGLEMCYVAKGTLDAVFDVRPKVRAVDIASSYIICKEAGALITDENGDELKFELNATDRIKIIVANSKEMLDIILDLS
- the pyk gene encoding pyruvate kinase, coding for MRKTKILVTLGPSLEKRLSEAINLIDGVRFNMSHATTDYCEKFLDILEKNNIAKVMDLKGIKIRIKEVRLKNKILKVGERIVIGEDIKFNYNIDTIEEGHFILINDGKIKLRVIEKNDKIIAVVEVGGEVKEGMGVNLPDTRIELPIIDEIDSKNIKFAVEKDFEYIALSFVRNKEDVKELKDIIAEYKGDCEIISKIETKEGLKNIKGIAKESDGVMVARGDLGVEVPIENIPIEQKNILRIANRYGILSITATQILDSMINNPFPTRAEVTDIANAIYDGTDCLMLSNETTIGKYPIEAIKVLNKVAEVADRYYEEFGDMVCLEVESIDEGLVYAVYELYKKLNTKLVIAPTYSGRTAKLVSKLRINSKIIAPTPNIKTLKRLRLVWGVESCLMKEFEDVENIINACREIAKKEIEKGIYLITLGHPMGQKKTNTIKVESI
- a CDS encoding dihydropteroate synthase-like protein produces the protein MKILIITGKLAEKKVKKAVEKYSFVDVHVANISVAAFLTPNLIIKEIKKLEDKFGKKLKDIYDFVLVTGLIRHDLKKVEEETGIKCFKSTREASDIPILIENLDKVELSTKEYADLQLLEIIKKRCEEEIKKAEEQELGEGDIKIGKLKVGDKFPMRVLGEIVHAPWLKEKELEEKIIYYLESGADMIDLGMVSNENNVDKIKEMLKIARDITDNPISVDTLNTKELIEAIKLDADMILSADAGNLDELIPYLKDSETAVVVLPTNYKTNYIPETIEGKIKSLEENIKKLIDAGIEKIVADPILEPINNSGCSFIESVIACKEFKKRNKLPLFFGVGNVTELFDADSNGVNALLAAIGAEIGANILFTPEASAKCKFSIKELKIASKMMFLAKKRNSLPKDVGYNLINYKDKRFEEEITFNSYNVPIIKAEEDERQILDEGSFKIEIDRKNKEIVAIYFNKRREPVLIIRGKKPKEIYETAIRLNLIKKLDHAAYFGRELAKAEIALRIGKKYNQDFDLFYNEFWWE
- a CDS encoding proteasome assembly chaperone family protein; this translates as MKFVEKAKIEFENPIVIEAFPGTGLVGSIAAYQIIRELNLKYFGYFEIDGVFPLTTIEKGIPYPPVRAYANKDFIVLFSDIIIPPFKINGLAEFIVKTFSDKNPKLFVSLGGIMAGKSEKVFGIANKEELIEDLKNYVEIFDFGVVGGIGGNLMIKCQDNGFDAIGLLAETVGIRPDPRGGANLLEVLNKMFNLNINVEGLIKEAEAIESKLKELAEQQLKMMSKSRKEYPMYI
- a CDS encoding DUF473 domain-containing protein, producing MKVYGLFGINESAIDDFIENHVKTFTIINALNLETVKNLKEGDLVFITSTLREDLRNGTEGVLGRVISVSLVPQMINGFEEKEIIAGRVQVEMLGFAKCVKIESIYVEIAFRMY
- a CDS encoding Fn3-like domain-containing protein codes for the protein MRKLLILILVILGINVAFGGGVISGVDISPKYSTFYDDYGNITKISIIPKYKYIRLQPGDSEIITVKLKNKNNKEVKITPKVVTLPYSEDEIDESWVSFDKTGFILKPNSSETIKITIKVPKDVEKGFYSGMIVFTEDKTQMPYGMPMYVNSFMLSLDVWIPPSVYIYPKYIYDDVEPGKTITYNITIKNLGNKTFTINPKIDNQDFFAYGEKPVMQLDKSMVEIEAPKTIPPKSEEIVKIKIKVPENAKGSIHGTINLGINDPGLDDFQQSIDINLRVYSKPKEPFVKEILINNASKLTIKVKASSYSWKYNNKMRDVDANVVIESPKGVLNIKPSKVTENFNVYISDWKLPPWEMDSEGIYNIGEYSKTKEYIIENPVNGIWKVKILPNCESFNVEIEIEQ